The DNA region CTTATGGATTCCGAATCGCCGCCGCGGCGAAGCGAGTTCCTGCTTGATAGCCTGTTTATGAACAGCCGGCCCTTCTCAATGGAGCGGCCGTTGGTAGAAGAAGACCCCTTTCCCGACAGGAGGGGGGTTACTGAATGTTTACCTCTCTGCGGTGAACCCAGACTTTCCGGAGTCTCACATGGTCACTTACCTGCGGGACCATCACTCCGTAAATAAGCTCATAACATCCCGCCGGTCCGGCAGATCACTCCCAGAGTCCGGACCGGTCTTAAAAAAGTCCCGGCTGTTCCTCTTTGACCCGGTAAGGCCGGTCAAAATGCTCATAGGCGCCCTTGGTCGCCATCCGGCCCCGGGATGTGCGGACAATGTAGCCCGACTGGATGAGAAAGGGCTCATACACGTCCTCCAGGGTGTTCTTTTCCTCACAGACCGCGGTGGCCAGGGTATCAAGGCCGATGGGGCCGCCCTGGTACTTGTCGATGATGGTGAGCATGATCCGCCGGTCCATATCGTCCAGCCCCTGCCGGTCCACGCCGAGCATGGCCAGGGCATTGTCGGCGATCTCCGCGGTGATCACCCCGCTGCCGCGCACCTCGGCAAAATCCCGCACCCGTTTCAGCAAGCGGTTGGCGATCCGCGGCGTGCCCCGGGAACGCCGGCCCAGTTCCCGGGCCCCGTCCCTGTCTATCTCCACCCCCAGCAGGGCCGCCGACCGTTTGATAATGGTCACCAGTTCCTCGGTGGAGTAAAACTCAAGCCGCAGGACCACCCCGAACCGGTCGCGCAGGGGCGGGGTCAACAGCCCGGTGCGGGTGGTGGCCCCGACCAGGGTGAACCTGGGCAGATCCATCTTCACCGACCGCGCCCCCGGACCCTGGCCGATCACCAGATCCAGTTGATAATCCTCCATGGCCGGATAAAGGATCTCCTCGACCACGTGGTTCAGCCGATGGATCTCATCGATGAACAGCACATTGCCTTCCTCCAGGCTGGTGAGGATGGCGGCCAGATCCCCGGGCCGTTCGATCACCGGCCCGGAGGTCACCTTGATGTTCGAGCCCATCTCATTGGCAATGATATAGGCCATGGTGGTCTTGCCCAGTCCGGGAAAACCGTGGAACAGCACATGGTCCAGGGCCTCGTTGCGGTCCCGGGCCGCCTGGATAAAGACCGCCAGGTTGGCCTTGACCTGCTCCTGGCCGATATATTGGGCCAGGGTCCGGGGCCGGAGACTGTAATCGACAAAATCCTCTTCCACCGGCTCGGTGCTGACAATCCTCTCCTCGTGGTTCATGCCAACGACCTCAATGTCTCGCGCAACAACTGCTCAACCCGCATCCCGGCAAGCTCCTCGGGCGGTATCCGATGGCGCACCGCGGCCAGGGCCTGCTGGGCCCGGGCCGGCGGATAGCCCAGGTTGATCAACCCGGAGATCACGTCGGAACTCACCGTGGACTCCGGCGCGGCCGCCGGGTCGCCCCCGTCCAGAAAGGAGATATCATCATCACCAATCGCAAAACCGACCTTGTCCTTCAGCTCGACACAGAGCCGGGCCGCGGTCTTCTTGCCAACCCCGGAAAGGGCGGTGAGCCGCTTGAGGTCCCTGGCCGAGATGGCCCGGCCCAGCCCGGTGGCAGTGATCCCGGAGAGGATATTCAGGGCCAGCTTGGGCCCGATCCCGGACACCGAGGTAAGCAGGAGAAACATCTCCTTTTCCTCCTGCTCCCAGAAGCCGTACAGGGTGATGGCGTCCTCGCGCACACTGGTATGGATATGAACAAAGACCTCGGAACCCACGCCGGGCAACCGTTCGCCGCTGGTGAGCGACAGAAAGACCTCATAGCCCACCCCGCCCACATCGATAATGGCCCGGTTCGGTTCCTTGCGGAACAGTTCACCCTTCAGACAGGCAATCATGATGGCAATCTCGAAAAGAAAAAATTTAGGTTAGGGGTTTAAGGTCATGGGGCATAGGTTACAGGGTATGGGTTACAGGGTATGGGTCATGGGTCATGGGTCATGGGTTATGGGTTATGGGTCATGGGTCATGGGTCATGGGTCATGGGTTAGAGGTTAGAAACCTATAACCTATAACCTGTTACCTGTTACCTGTTACCTGTTACCTGTTACCTGTTACCTGTTACCTGTTACCTATTACCTGTCATCTCATCAGTTACAACAAATTGGCAATCACCGCCCGGTTGGCGTGACAGATGGCCACGGCCAGGGCATCGGCGGCATCCTGGCCAGGCAGGCTGGTAAGCCGCAGAAGCACCCGGACCATCTGCTGCACCTGGAGCTTGTCGGCCTGGCCGTAGCCGACCACCGCCTGCTTCACCATCCGCGGGGTGTAGTCATGGACTTCAAGTCCCTGCTGCACCGCGGCCAGGACCGCCACCCCGCGGGCATGCCCCAGTTTCAACGCCGAACAGGGGTTGATCGCCACGAACAGATCCTCAACCGCGGCCGCCTCCGGGCCGTGTTCGCGGATCACCTCGCAGAGGCCGTCGTGGATAAGCCTGAGCCGCTCCGGCAGGGAATCGCGGGCATGGCCCTTGATCACCCCGCAGGCAATCAATCGCAGCTGCTGGCCCTGTTTGGCAATCACCCCGTAGCCAGTGACCCGGGAACCGGGATCCACTCCGAGGATCCGCTGCTCTTCCGGCCTGTCCTTTTTTCTCTGGATATGCATCCGGCCGCGGTATCCTACGATACCGCCTCCATCAACTCGTCCGGGATATCGAAATTGGCGGACACGCCCTGGACATCGTCATGATCCTCCAGCTTCTCCAGCAGGCGCAGAATCCGCCGGGCCGTCTTCTCGTCGGTGACCTCCACGGTATTCTTGGGGATCATCAACACCGCGGTCTCGACAAACGAAATCCCGCCGGCCTCCAGGGCCTCCCGCACCGCGTCGAACTCCTCGGCCGCGGTGAGCACCTGGAACTCGTTCTCCTCCTCGACCACATCCTCGGCCCCGGCCTCCAGGGCCGCGTCCATGAGTGCCTCCTCGGAGATTGTCGCCTTGTCCACCAGCAGGGACCCTTTTTTATCAAACATCCAGGAGACGCAGCCCGACTCACCGAGGTTGCCGCCGCTCTTGCTGAAATAGTGGCGGATATCGGCCACGGTCCGGTTGCGGTTGTCGGTCATGCAGTCGACCAGCACCGCGATGCCGCCGGGCCCGTAACCCTCGTAGGTGATCTCCTCATAGACCGCCCCTTCCAACTCGCCGGTGCCCTTCTTGATCGCCCGTTCAATATTATCCTTGGGCATGTTGTCGGACTTGGCCGCGGCAATGGCCGAACGCAGCCGGGGATTGCCGTCCGGATCACCGCCACCCATCCGGGCGGCCACGGTGATCTCCTTGATCAGCCTGGTAAATATCCTGCCCCGCTTGGCATCGGCCGCGCCTTTTTTCCGTTTGATCGTACTCCACTTCGAATGTCCTGACACAAGCATCCTCCTGTTACAAACTATTCCCGAAAAACCGATTAAATCCAGCAAAGCCGGACAGGAGCCGCTCCAATCAAAACAGGCGCGGGAGCCTATTCGACCTGTCCAGCCGCGGCAGCCGTTCTCTCCGGATCCGGCCTCTGATATCCGAGCCCCAAGACATAGACCTCCCGGCTCTCGGTGCGGGAGCTTTTGGGTTTCACCACCTTAACCGTTTTAAAAAATGAGCGCACCTCTGCAACGAACTCCTGGAAATCCTCGCCCTGGAAAACCTTGACAAAATAATTTCCACCATGGTCGAGCAGCGCATGGACAATCTCCAGGGTCTGCCGGGCCAACCCCAGGGACTTCTGCTGGTCGACCCACTTGTTGCCGCTGGTGGCCGGGGCCATATCGCTCAACACCACCCGGAACCGGGACCGGACCGCGCGGATCCCGGCCAGAGCCTCCGGGACCATGATATCAACGCAGAGCCTGATTATCCCGGCCCCGGCCCCCTGGATCGGCCGGCCCGGCTTGAGGTCCACCCCCACCACCAGGCCCTGCACCCCCACGATCTTGGCCGTGTACAGGGCCCAGCTGCCCGGATGACAGCCCAGGTCGAGAACGCTGTCGCCCCGGCGCAGCAGTCCGTACTTCTGCTGGACCTCCTCCAGCTTATAGACCGACCGGGACGGATAGTTCTCCTTTCTGGCCTTTTTGAAATAATAATCCTGGGTCTTACGCGCCATTGGCGTCCTTTGCCGTTGAGAACCCCCTGGCCTGGTCCGGTTCCACGGGCACGCCCCAGATCTCCCGGGCATATTCCCTGATGGTCCGGTCGCTGGAAAAGATTCCCATGTGGGCCACGTTCAGAATCGACATCTTCAACCAGCGCGGCTGATCCTGGTAGGCCCGCGCCACCTCCTGCTGGCAACGCAGATAATCCTCAAAATCCTGGAGCAGGAGATAGGGGTCATGGGGATCAAACAGACTGTCGAGCAGGGGCTGGTACAGCCCATGGTCGCCGTTGCTGAAAGCACCGTTGCCAATGGCGTTGATCGCGGCCCGGAGTACCGGGTCGGCCTCGTAGATCTCCCGCGGGGCGCGGCTCGGGTTGCGCCGCTCCCATTCCACGTTCTCGGCGGTCATGCCGAAGATGAAAATATTCTCCGGACCGACCTCCTCCCGGATCTCGATATTGGCGCCGTCCAGGGTGCCGATGGTCAGGGCGCCGTTCAAGGCGAACTTCATATTGCCGGTGCCCGAGGCCTCGGTGCCGACAGTGGATATCTGCTCGGAAAGATCCGCGGCCGGGATGATCTTCTCGGCCAGGGAGACCCCGTAGTTGGGAATAAACACCACCCGGAGCCGCTCCCCCACCCGGGGATCGTTGTTCACCGCCGCAGCCACCCCGTTGATCAACCGGATGATCAGCTTGGCCTTGGCATAGGAGGGGGCCGCCTTGCCGGCGAAAATCACGGTCCTGGGCACCACCGGGCGATCAGGCTCGCGAATGATCGACTGATACAGGGAGATAACGTGCAGCACGTTCAACAACTGCCGCTTGTATTCATGGATCCGCTTGACCTGGACATCAAAAAAACTGTCCGGGTCCACTGTGATCCGGCAGGTCGTTGCAATGAGTTTTGCCAGCCGTTTCTTGTTCTCCTGTTTGATCCGGGACCATTTCCGCTGAAAAACCCGGTCCTCGGCAAGGGCCGCCAGGTGGCGCAGATGGTCGAGATCCGTGACCCATTCGCCGCCAATGGTCGCGGTAATCAGGTCGGCCAGGCCGGGATTGGCCTTGAGCAGCCAGCGCCGCGGGGTGATCCCGTTGGTCTTGTTGTTGAACCGGCCCGGGAAGAACTCTTCAAAGTCCTTGAAAATCCGGGTCCGCATCAGGTGGGTGTGAAGCGCGGCCACCCCGTTCACCGAATGACTGCCGGCAATGGCCAGGTGGGCCATCCGCACCCGCTGTTCCGGTCCCTCTTCAATGAGCGACATGTTTCGCAGCCGGTGGTTCTCGCCGGGAAAACGCACCGCGACCTGATCCAGAAAACGGCGGTTGATCTCAAGGATAATCTCCATGTGCCGGGGCAGCACCCGGGCCAGCAGCTCCACCGGCCAGGTCTCCAGGGCCTCGGGCATCAGGGTATGGACGGTGTAGGCAAAGGTGCGCACACAGATATCCCAGGCCTTTTCCCAGGCCAGCCCCTCGCCGTCCACCAGAAGCCGCATCAACTCCGGGATGGCAATGGCCGGATGGGTGTCGTTGAGCTGGACCGCGATCTCATCGCTGAACCGTTCAAATGAGGTGTTTTTATTCTTGTAGCGCCGGAAGATATCCTGAAAGGTGGCTGAGACGAAAAAATACTGCTGCTTGAGCCGCAGTTCGCGGCCCTCCTGGAAATGGTCCGAGGGATAGAGCAGCTTGGAGATGGTCTCGGAATTGACCTTGCTCTCCATGGCGGCGATATAATTGCCGCGGTTGAAATAGGAGAGATCAAACTCCCGGGTGGCCCGCGCGGTCCAGAGGCGCATATTGACCACCTGGTCG from Desulfobacterales bacterium includes:
- the ruvB gene encoding Holliday junction branch migration DNA helicase RuvB, giving the protein MNHEERIVSTEPVEEDFVDYSLRPRTLAQYIGQEQVKANLAVFIQAARDRNEALDHVLFHGFPGLGKTTMAYIIANEMGSNIKVTSGPVIERPGDLAAILTSLEEGNVLFIDEIHRLNHVVEEILYPAMEDYQLDLVIGQGPGARSVKMDLPRFTLVGATTRTGLLTPPLRDRFGVVLRLEFYSTEELVTIIKRSAALLGVEIDRDGARELGRRSRGTPRIANRLLKRVRDFAEVRGSGVITAEIADNALAMLGVDRQGLDDMDRRIMLTIIDKYQGGPIGLDTLATAVCEEKNTLEDVYEPFLIQSGYIVRTSRGRMATKGAYEHFDRPYRVKEEQPGLF
- the ruvA gene encoding Holliday junction branch migration protein RuvA — protein: MIACLKGELFRKEPNRAIIDVGGVGYEVFLSLTSGERLPGVGSEVFVHIHTSVREDAITLYGFWEQEEKEMFLLLTSVSGIGPKLALNILSGITATGLGRAISARDLKRLTALSGVGKKTAARLCVELKDKVGFAIGDDDISFLDGGDPAAAPESTVSSDVISGLINLGYPPARAQQALAAVRHRIPPEELAGMRVEQLLRETLRSLA
- the ruvC gene encoding crossover junction endodeoxyribonuclease RuvC codes for the protein MHIQRKKDRPEEQRILGVDPGSRVTGYGVIAKQGQQLRLIACGVIKGHARDSLPERLRLIHDGLCEVIREHGPEAAAVEDLFVAINPCSALKLGHARGVAVLAAVQQGLEVHDYTPRMVKQAVVGYGQADKLQVQQMVRVLLRLTSLPGQDAADALAVAICHANRAVIANLL
- a CDS encoding YebC/PmpR family DNA-binding transcriptional regulator, producing MSGHSKWSTIKRKKGAADAKRGRIFTRLIKEITVAARMGGGDPDGNPRLRSAIAAAKSDNMPKDNIERAIKKGTGELEGAVYEEITYEGYGPGGIAVLVDCMTDNRNRTVADIRHYFSKSGGNLGESGCVSWMFDKKGSLLVDKATISEEALMDAALEAGAEDVVEEENEFQVLTAAEEFDAVREALEAGGISFVETAVLMIPKNTVEVTDEKTARRILRLLEKLEDHDDVQGVSANFDIPDELMEAVS
- a CDS encoding RlmE family RNA methyltransferase produces the protein MARKTQDYYFKKARKENYPSRSVYKLEEVQQKYGLLRRGDSVLDLGCHPGSWALYTAKIVGVQGLVVGVDLKPGRPIQGAGAGIIRLCVDIMVPEALAGIRAVRSRFRVVLSDMAPATSGNKWVDQQKSLGLARQTLEIVHALLDHGGNYFVKVFQGEDFQEFVAEVRSFFKTVKVVKPKSSRTESREVYVLGLGYQRPDPERTAAAAGQVE
- a CDS encoding glycogen/starch/alpha-glucan phosphorylase, with amino-acid sequence MTISDEQKPRAPFCSFCEAFDVEELKKKISRHLLSSLGRDPERARSRDICRAVSLVLRDILVERWIRTQKSYYARKRKRVYYLSMEFLVGRSLGNALINMGLVDKMEHALVELGFELDEIREEEEDAALGNGGLGRLAACFMDSIATMGVPAYGYGIRYEYGLFFQRIVDGFQVESPDNWLRYGTPWEFERTQYLFPVRFYGRVNSYLDDQGRYRADWVDTESVMAMACDLLVPGFNNDQVVNMRLWTARATREFDLSYFNRGNYIAAMESKVNSETISKLLYPSDHFQEGRELRLKQQYFFVSATFQDIFRRYKNKNTSFERFSDEIAVQLNDTHPAIAIPELMRLLVDGEGLAWEKAWDICVRTFAYTVHTLMPEALETWPVELLARVLPRHMEIILEINRRFLDQVAVRFPGENHRLRNMSLIEEGPEQRVRMAHLAIAGSHSVNGVAALHTHLMRTRIFKDFEEFFPGRFNNKTNGITPRRWLLKANPGLADLITATIGGEWVTDLDHLRHLAALAEDRVFQRKWSRIKQENKKRLAKLIATTCRITVDPDSFFDVQVKRIHEYKRQLLNVLHVISLYQSIIREPDRPVVPRTVIFAGKAAPSYAKAKLIIRLINGVAAAVNNDPRVGERLRVVFIPNYGVSLAEKIIPAADLSEQISTVGTEASGTGNMKFALNGALTIGTLDGANIEIREEVGPENIFIFGMTAENVEWERRNPSRAPREIYEADPVLRAAINAIGNGAFSNGDHGLYQPLLDSLFDPHDPYLLLQDFEDYLRCQQEVARAYQDQPRWLKMSILNVAHMGIFSSDRTIREYAREIWGVPVEPDQARGFSTAKDANGA